The Lasioglossum baleicum chromosome 7, iyLasBale1, whole genome shotgun sequence genomic sequence CATGATCGTTCGCCGCTAGTGCGCAGCTGCTCTCAGCTTGCCTAGTGCATGCGCAATGGTATATTGATCCCGGAAAATCTGAGATACACGTAACATCATCCAGTGGTCCATTGGCTGTACACAATGTCATTTCTGTTCTCGGTTTTTCCGGCATCTCGCAAGCGAAACGGGACCGAAGCGCGTCAGTAATGCGAGGCAACGCAACATCGATTCTTCGTTACGTTTCCGATCGGCCCGCGGTAACGCGGAGATGAACATTCAAAGAGACCGCGTTAAAATATGATACTCTTGGGGGGACACGGGATCGTATTCGTTAGGAAACGTGTTTCGCGGAAACTGAATAGAATCGAGTCGCAAGTACGTAACTTCGGAACTCTAACGAACGAGACCATCGATTTCTTTGGGATCGATCGAGCGGATCCAGACGATGTCGAGCATCTTCCAAGAAGTAACTAACGATTGCAATTTGCAGGTAAAATTGCGCGAAACGCATCGGCCGACAGCTATCGTCAACTCGGATCTACGGCCGAGCATGGAATAGCGATTAGTGCTACGTTCGGAGCCGGTACGTCCACGCGTAACTAGTGAACGATTAGGGGGTGTTTTTGATATTTACGAAAATCTCGAGGAAAGTGTAGAAAACTCGGAGACGCGAAACTATTTGAGAAATCGTGTTATACGAACACCGCCGCGAacagatctgaattataaatgctGATATTTCGTGTGCGAACGGCAGAGGGAAAACTTAACGATCGTGTAGCCCGTCTCGATCTAAAATTAATACGTTCAGCAGGCTACGCAACAGGTTCGTAATTCCGCGAGGAGCGGCAGCTCGCAAAGCTTAATTAAACTAATGGTGTCTGCACTTTTCCCGCATTCGACTATTACGGTGCAACATTTCACTCGAGGCTAATGCGCTTCGTACTCACGCTGCAGGAACCTAACTAAACTCTCGAAGACCTAGACGCGCACGTCAGCCGGAGATGTTATTGCAAACGATCATCCTGATCCTCTCGGCGAGGCTATGCCACGGTAACCCGGACGCGAAGAGGCTCTACGACGACTTGCTGTCCAATTACAACCGACTGATTCGACCTGTCCCCAACAACACCGACACCGTCGTTGTCAAACTCGGATTACGTCTCTCGCAGCTCATCGATCTTGTATGTAATTCACATGTTGCATGTAGGCGATTTGTTCGGTTCATTGAGACACTAATGAAAGTCAGGTTTAACGATTTCAGAACTTGAAAGATCAGATCCTCACGACGAACGTTTGGCTGGAACACGTGAGTACAGAATTCGTTGGTAATTAGCCGCGAGCTTGACCAGAATTTTATCATAGGAATGGCAAGATCACAAGTTCCAATGGGATCCAGCAGAATACGGGGGTGTCACTGAACTCTACGTGCCCAGCGAACACATATGGCTTCCCGACATTGTCCTTTACAACAAGTAAGCGATCGAAATCTAACGTCTAGACTGAACATTCTCGTATAGTTCGCTGGAATTGGAAAATTAGTTAGCGTCTAATACTTTTCGAATCTCTTCGTTTGTAATTGTTGGAAACGTAGAAGGGTTAGTTGATTCGTGCATTCGTTAATACACTTTTGCTATTTGTAGCTAGAAGTCTTAACACGCTTTGACTTTGTTTTACTTGAGAATCAATCTTTACTACAATCCATAAAAAAAGTGCTAACAAAACATTGAATTTTTAGTGCCGACGGGGAGTACGGAGTGACAACCATGACCAAAGCCATTTTGCATTACACGGGAAAAGTGTTGTGGACTCCACCAGCGATCTTCAAGTCCTCGTGCGAAATAGACGTCAGATATTTCCCGTTCGATCAGCAAACCTGCTTCATGAAATTCGGATCGTGGACTTACGACGGATTTCAGGTACACAAAGAATATTCAAATTTAATCTAAAGATTCACTGACGTCCCCTAACGTTAACAGTGTCTCTAAACATGTTCGTGTTTCCTAGATCGATCTGAAGCATATTAATCAGAATAGAGGAGACAAAGTCGAGGTTGGCATTGATCTTCGGGAGTACTACCCTAGTGTTGAATGGGACATATTAGGGGTTCCAGCAGAACGTCACGAAAAATACTATCCCTGCTGCCACGAGCCTTATCCCGACATTTTCTTCAACATCACGTTACGTCGCAAAACGTTGTTTTACACTGTGAACCTGATCGTGCCCTGCGTGAGCATCTCTTACCTGTCGGTGCTGGCCTTCTACCTGCCAGCTGACTCGGGCGAGAAGATCGCACTTTGCATCAACATCCTGTTGTCGCAGACTATGTTCTTCCTTCTAATATCAGAGATCATACCGTCTACATCGTTAGCTTTGCCGCTGCTAGGCAAATATTTACTGTTCACGATGATTCTCGTGGGCCTGTCGGTAGTGATTACGATTATTATACTGAACGTTCATTATCGTAAGCCTAGCACCCACAAAATGGCGCCGTGGATCCGGAAAATCTTCATACGAAGATTACCGAAGTTACTATTGATGAGAGTGCCAGACGATCTGCTGAACGATCTCGCCGCGCACAAGATACATGGTAGAGGGAGGTCGGGGAAGGATAAATTCACCGCTGCCGTTGCAGCCGCTATGCAATCGTCATCGATAGTCTCCTCCCCGGACTCTGCTCGTCACCAACGAATTGGCGGTAAGCATTTGTTGAGTGCGCAAAAAAGCAGAC encodes the following:
- the Nachralpha2 gene encoding nicotinic acetylcholine receptor alpha2; protein product: MLLQTIILILSARLCHGNPDAKRLYDDLLSNYNRLIRPVPNNTDTVVVKLGLRLSQLIDLNLKDQILTTNVWLEHEWQDHKFQWDPAEYGGVTELYVPSEHIWLPDIVLYNNADGEYGVTTMTKAILHYTGKVLWTPPAIFKSSCEIDVRYFPFDQQTCFMKFGSWTYDGFQIDLKHINQNRGDKVEVGIDLREYYPSVEWDILGVPAERHEKYYPCCHEPYPDIFFNITLRRKTLFYTVNLIVPCVSISYLSVLAFYLPADSGEKIALCINILLSQTMFFLLISEIIPSTSLALPLLGKYLLFTMILVGLSVVITIIILNVHYRKPSTHKMAPWIRKIFIRRLPKLLLMRVPDDLLNDLAAHKIHGRGRSGKDKFTAAVAAAMQSSSIVSSPDSARHQRIGGCNGLHTTTAHNRFLGGIGGYNGLPTVMSGLDESLSDVASKKKYPFELEKALHNVMFIQHHIQRQDEFNAEDQDWGFVAMVLDRLFLWIFTISSMVGTFAILCEAPALYDDTKPIDMEYSSVAQQQFLPRSDLMETLA